Proteins encoded within one genomic window of Schaalia sp. HMT-172:
- a CDS encoding glycosyltransferase family 4 protein gives MKIGIVNPYSWDVPGGVGFHIRDLALKLRSRGHDVRVLTPSTCDDLPEWITSAGSSVSIPFNGSVANISVKPTILKRTRRWLADNDFDVVHVHEPVVPSVSMAAAMLSRAPLVGTFHAALGRSVSRAIASAPMRLYMERIGVRIAVSEEARRTLIEHHGGDAVIIPNGVETASFRSASPLERWEASADRPVIVFLGRLDEPRKGLSIFAGAIGSVLERFPGARFLIAGRGDAPDIREAVARFGESVSFLGGISDEEKESLLAGASIYVAPQTGGESFGIVLVEAMAARTAVVASDIPAFRAVLEDGRAGALFETGSSESLAATLIDLLGDPDRLDELSDAGQRASAQYDWEVVADKVFEVYKLAIDMGSPAESGSRSTRDLIRGREERGESS, from the coding sequence GTGAAGATCGGGATCGTCAACCCCTATTCCTGGGACGTGCCCGGGGGAGTGGGCTTCCATATCCGCGACCTGGCGCTCAAGCTGCGCTCACGCGGTCACGACGTGCGCGTCCTGACCCCCTCGACCTGCGATGACCTGCCCGAGTGGATCACGTCGGCCGGTTCCTCGGTGTCGATTCCCTTCAACGGGTCGGTCGCCAACATCTCCGTCAAGCCCACGATTCTCAAACGGACGCGCCGCTGGCTCGCCGACAACGACTTCGACGTCGTCCACGTGCACGAGCCGGTCGTTCCCTCGGTCTCCATGGCCGCCGCGATGCTGTCGCGGGCGCCCCTGGTGGGTACCTTCCACGCGGCCCTCGGTCGTTCGGTGTCGCGCGCCATCGCCTCGGCTCCGATGAGGCTGTACATGGAGCGCATCGGTGTGCGCATCGCGGTCTCCGAGGAGGCGCGCCGGACCCTCATCGAGCACCACGGCGGGGACGCGGTCATCATCCCCAACGGGGTTGAGACGGCCTCGTTCCGCTCTGCTTCGCCGTTGGAGCGCTGGGAGGCCAGCGCCGATCGCCCGGTCATCGTGTTCCTGGGGCGGCTTGACGAGCCGCGCAAGGGCCTGAGCATTTTTGCCGGGGCGATCGGCTCTGTCCTGGAGCGTTTCCCAGGCGCGCGCTTCCTCATCGCGGGCAGGGGGGATGCCCCCGACATTCGCGAGGCCGTGGCGCGTTTTGGCGAGTCGGTGTCCTTCCTGGGTGGCATCAGCGACGAGGAGAAGGAGTCGCTGCTCGCGGGCGCGAGCATCTACGTGGCGCCTCAAACGGGAGGCGAGTCCTTCGGCATCGTCCTCGTTGAGGCGATGGCCGCCCGCACCGCCGTCGTCGCATCCGACATTCCGGCTTTCCGCGCCGTCCTCGAGGACGGGCGTGCGGGAGCGCTCTTCGAGACCGGAAGCTCCGAGTCCTTGGCGGCCACGCTGATCGACCTGCTGGGGGATCCCGACAGACTCGACGAGCTGTCGGATGCGGGCCAGCGAGCCTCCGCCCAGTATGACTGGGAGGTCGTGGCGGACAAGGTGTTCGAGGTCTATAAGCTCGCCATCGACATGGGAAGCCCCGCGGAATCGGGTTCGCGCAGCACGCGGGACCTGATTCGCGGACGTGAAGAACGAGGGGAGTCATCGTGA
- a CDS encoding phosphatidylinositol mannoside acyltransferase, with translation MTFSPLSAAFALAPRLPLGVVMRAAHVGAGVLARRGGAPIERLRANMARLTGEQPSRDLLITAVRSHIRNYAEELMLGSSRGAPLLEGVSFDGFEALAAASEDGPVVLALGHSGSWDRAGAWVCAHGRGIVTVAEKVEPPSLFERFVALREGLGMEIIGVAKGESVFGSLVERVRGRSVIVPLLADRDISGSGIEVDLGRARALVAAGPAALATKLDRPLFVACITYENETPTGADVRVRCVGPVSAPEELAPGANRVEALTQAWVSEFAAMMAERPQDWHMMQRVFVEDLDPERLARARAEHERKNR, from the coding sequence GTGACCTTTTCGCCCCTGTCGGCAGCCTTCGCGCTGGCCCCACGCCTGCCCCTGGGCGTCGTGATGCGTGCTGCTCACGTCGGCGCCGGCGTCCTCGCGCGGCGCGGGGGAGCGCCCATCGAACGCCTGCGCGCCAACATGGCGCGATTGACGGGCGAGCAGCCCTCCCGCGACCTGCTGATTACCGCCGTCCGCTCTCATATTCGCAACTATGCCGAGGAGCTGATGCTGGGCTCGAGCAGGGGAGCACCCCTGTTGGAGGGCGTTTCCTTTGACGGTTTCGAGGCCCTGGCTGCGGCCAGTGAGGACGGCCCGGTCGTCCTGGCCCTGGGGCACTCGGGCAGCTGGGACCGCGCGGGCGCGTGGGTGTGCGCCCACGGTCGGGGGATCGTCACGGTGGCCGAGAAGGTCGAGCCCCCCTCGCTGTTCGAGCGTTTCGTGGCCTTGCGCGAGGGGCTTGGGATGGAGATCATCGGCGTCGCCAAGGGTGAGTCTGTGTTCGGCAGCCTCGTCGAGCGGGTGCGCGGCCGTAGCGTGATCGTGCCCTTGCTGGCTGACCGCGACATTTCGGGATCGGGCATCGAGGTGGATCTGGGGCGCGCGCGAGCCCTCGTCGCGGCGGGACCCGCGGCCCTCGCGACCAAACTGGATCGCCCTCTTTTCGTCGCGTGCATCACCTATGAGAATGAGACTCCCACGGGCGCGGACGTGCGCGTGCGATGCGTCGGTCCGGTGAGCGCTCCCGAGGAGCTGGCGCCGGGCGCGAACCGCGTGGAGGCGCTGACACAGGCGTGGGTGAGTGAGTTCGCCGCGATGATGGCGGAGCGGCCGCAGGACTGGCACATGATGCAGCGCGTGTTCGTCGAGGACCTAGACCCCGAGCGCCTCGCCCGCGCCCGGGCGGAGCATGAGAGGAAGAACCGGTGA
- the pgsA gene encoding phosphatidylinositol phosphate synthase — translation MLGNHGRSITKAIFTPFARVLARAGVTPNMVTVAGTVASVAIAVVCIPRGWIWQGGIALAVVMFGDSVDGTLARMTTGGTRFGAFLDSTLDRLADGAVFGSLTAYAVFRMADSPVRTWAIIVGICSIIGAAAVPYARARAESVGVVAKLGIAERTDRLIVGMGTAMLMSLGLPEWVFAAGLTWVCFASFVTVCQRIWFTARTIDEGAQ, via the coding sequence ATGCTCGGCAATCACGGACGGTCGATCACCAAGGCGATCTTTACGCCTTTCGCCCGCGTTCTTGCCCGCGCCGGTGTGACTCCGAACATGGTGACGGTTGCGGGAACGGTGGCGTCCGTGGCCATCGCGGTCGTGTGCATCCCGCGGGGATGGATCTGGCAGGGCGGCATTGCCCTGGCGGTCGTGATGTTCGGCGATTCGGTCGACGGAACGCTGGCGCGGATGACGACCGGCGGAACGCGCTTCGGTGCCTTCCTGGATTCGACGCTCGACCGTCTCGCCGACGGCGCGGTCTTCGGTTCGCTCACCGCCTACGCGGTCTTCCGGATGGCGGATTCCCCCGTGCGCACCTGGGCGATCATCGTCGGCATCTGCTCGATCATCGGCGCGGCGGCGGTGCCCTACGCCCGCGCCCGAGCGGAGTCCGTGGGTGTGGTCGCCAAGCTCGGTATCGCCGAGCGCACCGACCGCCTCATTGTCGGCATGGGCACGGCGATGCTTATGAGCCTCGGGCTGCCCGAATGGGTGTTCGCGGCTGGCCTGACCTGGGTCTGCTTCGCGTCTTTCGTGACCGTGTGCCAGCGCATCTGGTTCACCGCGCGCACCATCGACGAGGGAGCGCAGTGA
- a CDS encoding HIT domain-containing protein, translating to MTEQGTPHEPLPTEDARGLAGVPDGFSRFWTPYRMAYIHGEGKPADASDRTCPFCAAPGKADDEGLIVHRGATCFVLMNLFPYNSGHLLVCPYRHVSDYTELTDAERVELGELTATAMRVSREVAAPHGFNLGMNQGEVAGAGIAAHLHQHIVPRWAGDANFLPIIARTKAVPELLEDARARLAAAWPKED from the coding sequence ATGACGGAGCAGGGCACGCCCCACGAACCGTTGCCCACCGAGGACGCCCGCGGGCTTGCGGGCGTCCCGGACGGCTTCTCTCGCTTCTGGACCCCCTATCGGATGGCCTACATCCACGGGGAGGGCAAACCCGCCGACGCGAGTGACCGCACGTGTCCCTTCTGCGCCGCGCCCGGTAAGGCCGACGACGAGGGGCTCATCGTTCACCGAGGCGCCACGTGCTTCGTGCTCATGAACCTCTTTCCCTACAACTCCGGTCACCTGCTCGTGTGTCCGTATCGTCACGTCTCGGACTACACCGAGCTGACCGACGCTGAGCGCGTCGAGCTGGGGGAGCTGACGGCAACCGCCATGCGGGTGAGCCGCGAGGTGGCAGCCCCGCACGGCTTCAACCTGGGCATGAATCAGGGCGAGGTGGCGGGCGCCGGAATCGCCGCTCACCTGCATCAGCACATCGTGCCTCGATGGGCCGGTGACGCGAACTTCCTGCCCATCATTGCGCGCACGAAGGCCGTGCCCGAGCTCCTCGAGGACGCTCGCGCACGCCTAGCTGCCGCCTGGCCGAAGGAGGACTGA
- the thrS gene encoding threonine--tRNA ligase, whose product MPDISLVIDGENQTVPAGTTGTTWFEKSRDVVAIKVDGTPRDLATPFEEGTSVEAITLASEDGLNILRHSATHVLAQAVQDVFPDVNLGIGPFITDGFYYDFGNIDAVTPELLRDLEKRMKRIIKEGQRFVRREISEEEATRELAAQPYKLELVTTKGKGAEGASVEVGGATLTMYDNVRRDGSVAWKDLCRGPHLPSTKLIGNGFALTKASAAYWKGDQSNDQLQRIYGTAWASKEDLVAYQERIKEAERRDHRRLGAELDLYSFPEEIGPGLVVFHPKGGILRHEIESYVTDRHKQAGFDFVHTPEISKGGLFHTSGHLPYYADTMFPPMLVDEERDEEGNVTKAGQEYYLKAMNCPMHNLIFRSRGRSYRELPLRFYELGHDYRYEKSGVVHGLTRMRGFTQDDSHTYCTPEQASEEIRTQIEFFLSILSAFGLKDFYLELSTRDEDGKKKDKFIGSDEDWAAATKALEDACAATGLDLVPDPGGAAFYGPKVSVQVKDAIGRTWQMSTIQYDFNQPERFDLEYTAADGTRQRPVMIHSAKLGSVERFIGVLTEHYAGAFPAWLSPVQVRLIPVAEAFDGYVKDVAAKLRERGVRVETDLSDDRFGKKIRNASKDKIPFTLIAGGEDVEAGAVSFRLRDGSQHNGIVVDRAVELIAAHIEQRNNADQIDGLDEA is encoded by the coding sequence GTGCCCGACATCTCGCTCGTCATCGACGGAGAAAACCAGACCGTACCGGCGGGGACCACGGGCACGACGTGGTTCGAGAAGTCCCGCGACGTCGTCGCCATCAAGGTTGACGGCACGCCGCGCGACCTCGCGACCCCCTTCGAGGAGGGCACGAGCGTCGAGGCCATCACACTGGCCAGCGAGGACGGCCTGAACATCCTGCGTCACAGCGCCACACACGTGCTCGCCCAGGCCGTTCAGGACGTCTTCCCCGATGTCAACCTCGGCATCGGCCCCTTCATCACCGACGGCTTCTACTACGACTTCGGCAACATCGACGCGGTCACCCCCGAGCTGCTGCGCGACCTCGAAAAGCGCATGAAGCGCATCATCAAGGAAGGCCAGCGCTTCGTGCGCCGCGAAATCTCCGAGGAGGAGGCCACCCGCGAGCTGGCCGCCCAGCCCTACAAGCTTGAGCTGGTGACCACGAAGGGCAAGGGCGCGGAGGGCGCGTCCGTCGAGGTCGGCGGCGCGACCCTGACCATGTACGACAACGTCCGCCGCGACGGTTCCGTCGCCTGGAAGGACCTGTGCCGCGGCCCCCACCTGCCCTCCACCAAGCTGATCGGCAACGGCTTCGCGCTCACCAAGGCCTCGGCCGCCTACTGGAAGGGCGACCAGTCGAACGACCAGCTCCAGCGCATCTACGGAACGGCCTGGGCCTCCAAGGAGGACCTCGTCGCCTACCAGGAGCGCATCAAGGAAGCCGAGCGCCGCGACCACCGCCGCCTCGGAGCCGAGCTGGACCTGTACTCCTTCCCCGAGGAGATCGGCCCCGGCCTGGTCGTCTTCCACCCCAAGGGCGGCATTCTGCGCCACGAGATCGAGTCCTACGTGACCGACCGGCATAAGCAGGCCGGCTTCGACTTCGTGCACACCCCAGAAATCTCTAAGGGCGGTCTGTTCCACACGTCGGGCCACCTGCCCTACTACGCGGACACGATGTTCCCGCCCATGCTCGTCGACGAGGAACGCGACGAGGAGGGTAACGTCACGAAGGCAGGCCAGGAGTACTACCTCAAGGCCATGAACTGCCCGATGCACAACCTCATCTTCCGTTCGCGAGGCCGCTCCTACCGCGAGCTGCCCCTGCGCTTCTACGAGCTGGGCCACGACTACCGCTACGAGAAGAGCGGCGTCGTCCACGGCCTGACCCGCATGCGCGGCTTCACGCAGGACGACTCGCACACCTACTGCACGCCCGAGCAGGCCTCCGAGGAAATCCGCACGCAGATCGAGTTCTTCCTCTCCATCCTCTCCGCCTTCGGACTGAAGGACTTCTACCTGGAGCTGTCCACGCGCGACGAGGACGGCAAGAAGAAGGACAAGTTCATCGGCTCCGACGAGGACTGGGCGGCCGCCACCAAGGCGCTTGAGGACGCCTGCGCGGCCACCGGCCTGGACCTCGTGCCCGATCCGGGCGGCGCCGCCTTCTATGGCCCGAAGGTCTCCGTCCAGGTCAAGGATGCGATCGGCCGCACCTGGCAGATGTCGACGATCCAGTACGACTTCAACCAGCCCGAGCGCTTCGACCTGGAGTACACGGCCGCCGACGGCACCCGTCAGCGCCCCGTCATGATCCACTCCGCGAAGCTGGGCTCCGTCGAGCGCTTCATCGGCGTCCTCACCGAGCACTACGCGGGCGCGTTCCCGGCGTGGCTCTCGCCCGTCCAGGTCCGCCTTATCCCCGTCGCCGAGGCCTTCGACGGCTACGTCAAGGACGTCGCCGCGAAGCTGCGCGAGCGCGGCGTGCGCGTCGAGACCGACCTGTCCGACGACCGCTTCGGCAAGAAGATCCGCAACGCGTCGAAGGACAAGATCCCCTTTACGCTCATCGCCGGTGGCGAGGACGTCGAGGCCGGGGCCGTGTCTTTCCGCCTGCGCGACGGCTCGCAGCACAACGGCATTGTTGTCGATCGCGCGGTTGAGCTGATCGCCGCGCACATTGAGCAGCGCAACAACGCGGACCAGATCGACGGCCTCGACGAGGCGTGA
- a CDS encoding GNAT family N-acetyltransferase: MTTTSLVPISQEDKIAAVSGFQDRSLPIEQACVWEAFEKSQGHGVWGRYAWCEDDTKVAFITLYKYAVRGVHYLWAKWGPAWVKEATPEREAALRADLLREIKKRDKSVAFVRLHAIYQHPDLVMPLQTISYDRTVVIDTSGKTEDAILAAMPKSGKRSIRSGLKKGKAEGITFHEDTANAADVIDEYYAVMEETAERDGFRPHPKAYYMSLLTTLGPKHARIFSMRDADGAILCWDFCLVEGIRAQAEYGASTEAGRRLRQPPVLDFLAAEFLARDGVREFDLMGAHSPRCPDLYSVGKYKSAFAAHFTDVPGGWDMPVKKNIYRALSAAKAIKDWRARS, from the coding sequence ATGACGACAACCTCACTCGTGCCCATCTCCCAAGAAGACAAGATCGCCGCCGTCTCCGGCTTCCAGGATCGCTCCCTGCCCATCGAGCAGGCCTGCGTGTGGGAAGCCTTCGAAAAGTCCCAGGGACACGGCGTATGGGGCCGATACGCGTGGTGCGAGGACGACACCAAGGTCGCTTTCATCACCCTCTACAAGTACGCGGTGCGAGGCGTGCACTACCTGTGGGCGAAGTGGGGCCCGGCCTGGGTCAAGGAGGCGACCCCCGAACGTGAGGCCGCCCTGCGCGCCGACCTGCTGCGCGAAATCAAGAAACGGGACAAGTCCGTCGCCTTCGTGCGCCTGCACGCCATCTACCAGCACCCCGACCTGGTGATGCCCCTGCAGACCATCTCCTACGACCGCACCGTCGTCATCGACACCTCCGGCAAGACCGAAGACGCGATCCTCGCGGCGATGCCCAAGTCCGGCAAGCGCTCGATCCGCTCCGGCCTGAAGAAGGGCAAGGCCGAAGGCATCACCTTCCACGAGGACACAGCGAACGCGGCCGACGTCATCGACGAGTACTACGCCGTCATGGAAGAGACCGCCGAGCGTGACGGTTTCCGCCCCCACCCCAAGGCCTACTACATGAGCCTGCTGACCACGCTGGGACCCAAGCATGCGCGCATCTTCTCCATGCGCGACGCCGACGGCGCCATCCTGTGCTGGGACTTCTGCCTCGTGGAGGGGATCCGTGCGCAGGCCGAATACGGCGCCTCCACCGAGGCCGGCCGTCGCCTGCGCCAGCCCCCGGTCCTGGACTTCCTGGCCGCCGAGTTCCTGGCCCGCGACGGCGTGCGCGAATTCGACCTCATGGGCGCGCACTCCCCGCGCTGCCCCGATCTCTACAGTGTCGGCAAGTACAAGAGCGCCTTTGCGGCGCACTTCACCGACGTCCCCGGCGGGTGGGATATGCCCGTCAAAAAGAACATCTATCGCGCCCTGAGCGCGGCAAAAGCGATCAAGGACTGGCGCGCCCGCTCCTGA
- a CDS encoding alpha-glucosidase, with amino-acid sequence MILHSDLLPTGRADADPWWMNAVLYQIYPRSFQDSDGDGVGDLQGIVRRLEYLAQLGVDIVWISPIYRSPQADNGYDISDYRDIDPLFGDLETFDALVARAHELGMHIVMDLVVNHTSVEHPWFVESATGPDSARRDWYYWRDPRPGAVPGTPGAEPSNWESFFGGSAWEYDPASGQYYLHLFAREQPDLNWENPEVRDAVYDMMNWWLDRGVDGFRVDAIDVISKRPGLPDGGPARAPFGVGHECFADGPRLHEFLQEMHERTFARHPGSFTVGEASNASPESALLFCDPDRREFNMLIQFEHVNLGQENGKFSPRTLADGELADVMSTWQKTLGERGWNALYLENHDQPRAVSRFGDPHGAWYESATALATAYFLQRGTPFIYQGQEIGMLGGHFTRPSDFRDIESLNYLSAHPGEGVSAGLAAISRDNGRTPMQWDSSPAAGFTSGTPWIDLPPSASSIHVERQLADASSVLAFYRALIDARHRVPALTSGSFRRVDAGDPGLFVYVRSSEGSEVLVMTNLTGRAITPRGVFLDEDLSPSRWDLYLGNVASPTDSSEAEAGDPLPSSTMAPWEARVYLR; translated from the coding sequence ATGATCCTCCACTCCGACCTGCTGCCGACCGGGCGCGCCGATGCCGACCCGTGGTGGATGAACGCGGTGCTCTATCAGATCTACCCGCGTTCCTTCCAGGACAGCGACGGGGACGGCGTGGGGGATCTGCAGGGGATCGTGCGCCGCCTGGAGTACCTGGCTCAGCTCGGCGTCGATATCGTGTGGATATCGCCCATCTATCGCTCGCCGCAGGCAGACAACGGATACGACATCTCCGACTACCGCGACATCGACCCGCTCTTTGGCGACCTCGAAACCTTCGACGCGCTCGTCGCTCGCGCTCACGAGCTCGGGATGCACATCGTCATGGACTTGGTCGTCAACCACACGTCCGTCGAGCACCCGTGGTTCGTCGAATCCGCCACGGGCCCCGACTCCGCGCGTCGCGACTGGTACTACTGGCGCGATCCGCGCCCGGGAGCGGTGCCCGGCACACCCGGTGCGGAACCCTCGAACTGGGAGTCCTTCTTCGGGGGGTCTGCGTGGGAGTACGACCCGGCCTCGGGCCAGTACTACCTGCACCTGTTCGCGCGCGAGCAGCCGGACCTGAACTGGGAGAATCCCGAGGTTCGCGACGCCGTCTACGACATGATGAACTGGTGGCTCGATCGAGGGGTGGACGGTTTCCGGGTCGACGCAATCGACGTCATCTCGAAGCGACCGGGGCTGCCCGACGGGGGGCCCGCACGCGCCCCCTTCGGCGTCGGCCACGAGTGCTTCGCCGACGGCCCGCGCCTGCACGAGTTCCTTCAGGAGATGCACGAGCGCACGTTCGCCCGCCATCCTGGCTCGTTCACCGTCGGGGAGGCCTCGAATGCCTCCCCCGAGTCGGCCCTCCTGTTCTGCGATCCGGACAGGCGCGAATTCAACATGCTCATCCAATTCGAGCACGTCAACCTGGGCCAGGAAAACGGCAAGTTCTCACCGCGCACACTGGCCGACGGCGAGCTGGCGGACGTCATGTCGACCTGGCAGAAGACCCTGGGCGAGCGGGGCTGGAATGCCCTCTACCTGGAAAACCATGATCAGCCGCGCGCGGTGTCTCGCTTCGGCGACCCGCACGGCGCCTGGTACGAGTCGGCCACGGCACTGGCCACCGCGTACTTCCTCCAACGCGGAACACCCTTCATCTACCAGGGCCAGGAGATCGGCATGCTCGGCGGTCACTTCACCCGCCCGAGCGACTTCCGCGACATCGAGTCCCTCAACTACCTGAGCGCGCATCCCGGTGAGGGCGTGTCTGCGGGGCTCGCGGCCATCTCGCGCGATAACGGCCGCACCCCCATGCAGTGGGACTCCTCCCCCGCCGCCGGCTTCACGTCCGGGACACCGTGGATCGACCTGCCTCCGTCGGCCTCGTCCATTCACGTTGAGCGCCAGCTGGCCGATGCTTCCTCGGTCCTGGCCTTCTATCGGGCGCTCATCGACGCGCGACACAGGGTCCCCGCCCTGACCTCGGGGTCCTTCCGGCGCGTCGACGCGGGCGATCCTGGGCTCTTCGTCTACGTGCGTTCGAGCGAGGGCAGTGAGGTCCTCGTCATGACGAACCTGACGGGGCGTGCGATCACCCCTCGGGGCGTTTTCCTTGACGAGGACTTGAGCCCCTCGCGCTGGGATCTGTACCTGGGCAACGTGGCGTCCCCCACTGATTCCTCGGAGGCCGAGGCGGGCGACCCACTGCCTTCATCGACGATGGCGCCGTGGGAGGCGCGCGTCTACCTGCGCTAG
- a CDS encoding Ig-like domain-containing protein gives MVASKRRHVGALLAAFVLVLSFFGLTQVFSAQVPARADTPSCPAAVTNVSDKVALDWDKAQLVDHAGHEVHSVGDWWDLGVKLPWQTQGRVKAGDYFTYDASVVESTSGQSVLRPTVSRSFDVVSHDNIVVGCGTWAADGTVTVVFNNKVESAAQWYGTVTTNGLASYTGPGGETYKVVIGGKVTRTLDMTRRTPGEARYQKDGWLNLSDSEDGDENKAIMWRVVLPAGDTAVTGASIVDEAPAGSRWSFDCDTVNEYTKTHTFIVTDPTTSEGLRRDKDTSNGAFGNAAQIECTSTKVTVKLAEIPAHQSAIIMLPARVEGAKRASDIAGEFANTVKYTVPGETVEPITKVLRYGAVANAYAHQTFSVTKKVEGELPESAKDLDYTLVITLKNNADPSVNKTFQTTIKAGETYTYPESLPLGTEVTVTEGDLPTAAEITWNDAESRVFETADGVMLAADNREATFTLSDENIYSLVLTNTLAPTPTPTPSATPSSPAPTPSATPSPTPKLAATGTDAAGLGVLAGIVAMAGLSLVAIKRRGREVR, from the coding sequence ATGGTCGCCTCGAAGCGCCGTCACGTCGGTGCACTTCTTGCTGCCTTCGTATTGGTACTGAGTTTTTTTGGACTCACACAGGTTTTTTCCGCGCAGGTTCCCGCGCGCGCGGACACGCCCTCCTGCCCGGCGGCAGTGACCAACGTGAGCGATAAGGTCGCGCTGGACTGGGATAAGGCTCAGCTGGTTGACCACGCCGGACACGAGGTCCACTCGGTCGGCGACTGGTGGGACCTGGGCGTCAAGCTCCCGTGGCAGACGCAGGGGCGTGTCAAGGCCGGTGACTACTTCACCTACGACGCTTCCGTCGTCGAATCCACGTCCGGACAGTCGGTGCTTCGTCCGACGGTCTCGCGTAGCTTCGACGTCGTCTCCCACGACAACATCGTCGTCGGCTGCGGCACCTGGGCGGCCGACGGCACCGTCACGGTCGTTTTCAACAACAAGGTTGAATCCGCCGCACAGTGGTACGGCACCGTGACGACGAACGGCCTGGCCAGCTACACCGGCCCCGGCGGCGAAACTTACAAGGTGGTCATCGGTGGTAAGGTGACCCGCACCCTGGATATGACCCGCCGCACCCCCGGCGAGGCGCGCTACCAGAAGGACGGTTGGCTGAACCTGAGTGACTCGGAGGACGGTGACGAGAACAAGGCCATCATGTGGCGAGTGGTCCTGCCCGCCGGCGACACGGCCGTGACTGGAGCCTCAATCGTCGACGAGGCCCCCGCCGGTTCGCGCTGGAGCTTCGACTGCGACACGGTCAACGAGTACACGAAGACCCACACCTTCATCGTCACGGACCCGACGACCTCCGAGGGTCTGCGCCGCGACAAGGACACCTCGAACGGTGCGTTCGGCAACGCCGCCCAGATCGAGTGCACCTCCACGAAGGTCACCGTCAAGCTCGCGGAGATCCCCGCCCACCAGTCGGCCATCATCATGCTGCCGGCGCGCGTCGAGGGCGCCAAGCGGGCCAGCGACATCGCTGGCGAATTCGCGAACACCGTGAAGTACACCGTCCCCGGTGAGACGGTCGAGCCCATTACGAAGGTCCTGCGCTACGGAGCTGTCGCCAATGCGTACGCGCACCAGACCTTCTCGGTGACCAAGAAGGTGGAGGGCGAGCTGCCCGAGTCCGCGAAGGACCTCGACTACACGCTCGTCATCACGCTGAAGAATAACGCCGATCCGAGCGTGAACAAGACCTTCCAGACGACCATTAAGGCCGGGGAAACCTACACCTACCCCGAGTCGCTCCCGCTGGGCACCGAGGTCACCGTCACCGAGGGCGACCTGCCCACGGCAGCGGAGATCACCTGGAACGATGCCGAGAGCCGCGTCTTCGAGACAGCAGACGGCGTGATGCTGGCGGCCGACAACCGCGAGGCCACCTTCACGCTGAGCGACGAGAACATCTACTCGCTCGTTCTGACGAATACGCTGGCTCCGACGCCGACCCCGACCCCGTCCGCCACGCCGTCGAGCCCCGCGCCGACCCCGTCCGCCACGCCTTCCCCGACGCCCAAGCTGGCCGCGACCGGCACGGACGCCGCCGGACTGGGAGTGCTCGCCGGGATCGTCGCGATGGCTGGTCTGTCGCTCGTGGCCATCAAGCGCCGCGGTCGCGAGGTGCGCTGA
- a CDS encoding IS3 family transposase — protein sequence MDLVNRHFGTRDLDELWVSDITYVPTQAGWVYVSFVTDVCSRKTLGWKVASSLHTDVALDALNMAIYQRRRDDIDTRGLVHHSDRGVQYRDVRYGQALARCQAVASVGSTGDSYDNALAEALNSLYKAELIYSEARPGYAGPWRDRREVERETAAWVHWYNTRRPTSPWAASHHNKQKTNTQQHERKRPQQASTKPRTWP from the coding sequence TTGGACCTGGTCAATCGGCATTTCGGGACCCGTGATCTCGACGAGTTGTGGGTCTCGGACATCACCTACGTGCCAACCCAGGCTGGCTGGGTCTACGTCTCCTTCGTCACCGACGTGTGCTCGCGTAAAACCTTGGGCTGGAAAGTCGCCTCCTCGCTGCATACCGACGTGGCCCTGGACGCGTTGAACATGGCGATCTACCAACGTCGCCGCGATGATATAGACACTCGTGGGCTCGTGCACCACTCCGACCGAGGCGTCCAATACCGCGACGTGCGCTACGGGCAAGCTCTCGCCCGTTGCCAGGCAGTGGCGTCGGTGGGTTCGACCGGTGACTCCTACGATAACGCCCTGGCCGAAGCCTTGAACTCCTTGTACAAAGCAGAACTCATCTACAGCGAGGCGCGCCCCGGCTATGCCGGCCCCTGGCGCGATCGGCGCGAGGTCGAACGCGAAACCGCTGCCTGGGTCCACTGGTACAACACCCGCCGCCCCACCTCGCCCTGGGCGGCATCACACCACAACAAGCAGAAAACCAACACACAACAACACGAAAGGAAGCGGCCTCAACAAGCCTCCACAAAACCCAGGACTTGGCCTTGA
- a CDS encoding transposase — MRVMRQVWKENYCVFGVRKMHAFLNTHELGVGYVARCTVERLMRRMGIRGVSRRRTRHVSLSTAPCMPLGPGQSAFRDP, encoded by the coding sequence ATGCGTGTGATGAGGCAGGTGTGGAAGGAGAACTACTGTGTGTTCGGGGTGCGTAAAATGCATGCCTTCCTCAACACTCACGAGTTGGGCGTGGGATATGTGGCGCGGTGCACGGTCGAGAGACTGATGCGGCGTATGGGCATTCGTGGCGTGAGTCGGCGTCGGACCCGTCATGTCAGCCTTAGCACCGCGCCATGCATGCCCCTTGGACCTGGTCAATCGGCATTTCGGGACCCGTGA